From Glycine max cultivar Williams 82 chromosome 11, Glycine_max_v4.0, whole genome shotgun sequence, the proteins below share one genomic window:
- the LOC547877 gene encoding asparagine synthetase encodes MCGILAVLGCSDSSQAKRVRVLELSRRLKHRGPDWSGLHQYGDNYLAHQRLAIVDPASGDQPLFNEDKTVVVTVNGEIYNHEELRKQLPNHTFRTGSDCDVIAHLYEEHGENFVDMLDGIFSFVLLDTRDNSFIVARDAIGVTSLYIGWGLDGSVWISSELKGLNDDCEHFESFPPGHLYSSKERAFRRWYNPPWFSEAIPSAPYDPLALRHAFEKAVVKRLMTDVPFGVLLSGGLDSSLVAAVTARYLAGTNAAKQWGTKLHSFCVGLEGAPDLKAAKEVADYIGTVHHEFHYTVQDGIDAIEDVIYHIETYDVTTIRASIPMFLMSRKIKSLGVKWVISGEGSDEIFGGYLYFHKAPNKEEFHQETCRKIKALHKYDCLRANKSTFAWGLEARVPFLDKDFIRVAMNIDPEYKMIKKEEGRIEKWVLRRAFDDEEHPYLPKHILYRQKEQFSDGVGYGWIDGLKAHAEKHVTDRMMLNAANIFPFNTPTTKEAYYYRMIFERFFPQNSARLSVPGGPSVACSTAKAVEWDAAWSNNLDPSGRAALGVHASAYGNQVKAVEPEKIIPKMEVSPLGVAI; translated from the exons ATGTGTGGCATACTTGCTGTGCTTGGTTGCTCTGATTCATCTCAAGCCAAAAGGGTTCGCGTCCTTGAGCTTTCTCGCAG ATTGAAGCACCGTGGTCCTGACTGGAGTGGGCTCCACCAATATGGTGATAACTATTTGGCTCATCAAAGGTTAGCCATAGTTGATCCAGCGTCTGGTGATCAACCCCTCTTCAATGAAGACAAAACTGTAGTGGTTACG GTGAATGGAGAGATCTACAATCATGAAGAACTCAGGAAACAGTTGCCTAATCACACCTTCCGTACAGGAAGTGACTGTGATGTTATTGCTCACctg TATGAGGAGCACGGAGAAAACTTTGTGGACATGCTTGATGGTATATTTTCGTTTGTTCTGCTAGATACTCGTGACAACAGTTTTATAGTGGCACGAGATGCAATTGGGGTCACTTCCTTGTACATTGGTTGGGGTCTAGATG GCTCTGTCTGGATTTCATCAGAATTGAAGGGGTTGAATGATGATTGCGAACATTTTGAGTCTTTTCCACCTGGTCACTTGTACTCTAGCAAAGAGAGAGCGTTTCGCAGATGGTACAATCCTCCATGGTTCTCTGAGGCTATTCCCTCAGCACCTTATGATCCTCTTGCTTTGAGGCATGCCTTTGAGAAG GCTGTGGTAAAAAGGTTGATGACTGATGTTCCCTTTGGTGTTTTGCTCTCTGGAGGTTTGGACTCTTCATTGGTTGCAGCCGTCACGGCTCGCTACCTGGCAGGCACAAATGCTGCCAAGCAATGGGGAACCAAATTACACTCTTTCTGTGTAGGCCTTGAG GGTGCACCTGACCTAAAGGCAGCAAAGGAAGTAGCAGACTACATAGGTACTGTACATCATGAATTTCACTACACTGTTCAG GATGGCATAGATGCCATTGAGGATGTGATCTATCACATTGAAACATATGATGTGACAACAATTAGAGCAAGCATTCCCATGTTTCTTATGTCTCGTAAGATCAAGTCATTGGGAGTCAAATGGGTTATATCTGGAGAAGGATCTGATGAGATCTTTGGAGGGTATCTATATTTCCACAAGGCACCAAACAAAGAAGAATTTCATCAAGAAACATGCCGCAAG ATTAAAGCACTCCACAAATATGATTGCTTGCGAGCCAATAAATCGACCTTTGCCTGGGGTCTAGAAGCCAGAGTGCCATTTTTGGACAAAGATTTTATCAGAGTTGCAATGAACATTGATCCTGAGTATAAAATG ATTAAAAAGGAAGAAGGGCGAATTGAGAAATGGGTACTGAGGAGGGCCTTTGATGATGAAGAACATCCTTATCTGCCAAAG CACATTTTATACAGGCAGAAAGAACAATTCAGTGATGGAGTTGGCTATGGTTGGATTGATGGCCTTAAAGCTCATGCTGAGAAACAT GTGACTGATAGAATGATGCTCAATGCTGCTAACATTTTCCCCTTCAACACACCAACCACCAAAGAAGCATACTACTATAGAATGATATTTGAGAGGTTCTTCCCTCAG AACTCAGCCAGGCTGAGTGTTCCTGGAGGACCAAGTGTTGCATGTAGCACAGCCAAAGCTGTTGAGTGGGATGCTGCTTGGTCTAACAACCTTGATCCATCTGGTAGAGCAGCACTTGGAGTGCATGCATCAGCTTATGGAAATCAGGTCAAAGCTGTAGAACCAGAGAAGATCATACCAAAGATGGAAGTTTCTCCACTAGGAGTTGCCATATAG